The Lonsdalea populi genome window below encodes:
- a CDS encoding MFS transporter, with translation MYKIKNSIFAASCVASILFMAITTLGLSLATLPLYVSESLGYSAFYVGLVVAAESLSTLFSRAAAGRYSDNHGPRKGMILGLSLTLLAGLFCLFSFSFIDSAKLAFFIIIFSRILMGIGESLIFTCSGTWPIGLVGREHAGKIMSWVGIAMFLGLALGNYAGTWSYYHTGIIISAISMVILPALGFLLVAIVKPVAIHPERNKTKLSYAVHRIWKAGSGFSLANIGYASITTFLVLYFIQNGWGQQAAFALSLFGVGYVVSRLTLGWKADSSGLKLTLISITIEAVGLLFIALSSHPYEAMLGSFLTGFGLSMIYPLLALPALKSMPSESIGLALSTYESCFDIGILIVGLVGGVVVSLFGYPAVFIFAFFCCLLASVSSILAYKQISSEVSS, from the coding sequence ATGTATAAGATAAAAAATAGTATTTTTGCCGCAAGCTGTGTCGCGAGCATCCTTTTTATGGCCATAACTACACTTGGGTTATCTTTAGCTACATTGCCTTTGTATGTCAGTGAATCGCTCGGCTATTCTGCTTTTTATGTTGGGCTCGTTGTCGCCGCTGAATCATTGTCCACGTTATTTTCGCGAGCCGCCGCAGGTAGATATTCTGACAATCATGGACCACGAAAAGGAATGATATTGGGACTGTCCCTCACTTTGCTCGCGGGACTGTTTTGTTTATTTTCTTTCAGTTTTATCGATTCAGCCAAATTGGCATTTTTTATCATCATCTTTTCGCGAATATTGATGGGTATTGGCGAGAGCTTAATTTTTACTTGCAGCGGTACATGGCCTATTGGACTCGTTGGCCGAGAGCATGCCGGGAAAATAATGTCCTGGGTTGGGATTGCTATGTTCCTGGGTTTAGCACTGGGTAATTACGCCGGCACATGGTCGTATTATCATACTGGCATTATCATTTCTGCTATTTCTATGGTGATTCTGCCCGCGCTAGGTTTTTTGTTGGTCGCCATCGTAAAACCTGTTGCCATTCATCCTGAAAGAAATAAAACTAAGCTTTCCTATGCCGTCCATAGAATATGGAAGGCAGGGTCGGGTTTTTCTCTGGCTAATATAGGTTATGCCTCTATTACAACTTTCCTCGTGCTTTATTTTATTCAGAATGGTTGGGGACAGCAGGCAGCCTTTGCGTTGTCTTTATTTGGCGTGGGGTATGTTGTTTCAAGACTAACATTAGGATGGAAAGCGGATAGTTCAGGTTTAAAATTGACACTAATTTCAATTACCATAGAAGCTGTAGGATTATTATTTATTGCTCTTTCATCTCATCCCTATGAGGCAATGCTGGGGTCTTTCCTGACAGGGTTCGGTCTTTCAATGATTTATCCTTTGCTTGCCCTTCCGGCATTGAAAAGTATGCCTAGTGAAAGTATTGGCCTGGCGCTGAGTACCTATGAGTCTTGTTTTGATATAGGAATATTAATTGTAGGACTAGTTGGTGGTGTAGTTGTTTCGTTGTTTGGGTATCCGGCGGTTTTTATCTTTGCATTTTTCTGCTGCTTGTTAGCCTCTGTTTCATCAATATTAGCTTACAAGCAAATATCCAGCGAAGTTTCAAGCTAG
- a CDS encoding transglycosylase SLT domain-containing protein — MTKQYDPNVPSEFDSLINAAAAEHGINAGAFRKQLWLESRFKPDAQSPTGPKGIAQFTEQTASAYGLSDDDRLNPQLAINAAARHMADLTKKFGGDELKAALAYNVGEGPKGAPQLAAYDRGDFSAIGAEGLNYMRTMSDSVAQNDKVAALTSFGGISPKGKGIPAEDAFAGISKTSKVTNALPESTGFNVEGVSQAAPAEPFAKAAHYAKPEDKGLLSNVWSATKDTWKTSTLGTVGQDLSSDNAMSMLQAHFTPNLWNSHEWTPEELARIRSEVKDPRYINSVLGGDAETLDALIVRANQNAEADARVSQTGTAGMITSMLAGAAFDPVTYIPVAGPAAKAGMLAKAAYRGAQAAGLNILSEGVRTSVAGGDADYAGAALGGLVLGSGLSVLGDSVSKLRANRKAAGVVDAEPASSVDPIQSTDVRLRSRLKAQAASEVADFADPSVMPLRPDELVHSAPNGVPYAEAPNVSSTGNVRLASGDILAGSNPVNPRTLGSLEEVTKIERAARGLSTGSATFDEVGQTILRSESDAVRSLGLDLVRAPVGLESGASGKYAATASDIGERMCYLDHQFFSNMDDLTKKAINENGYSWYREGLNRADHVQAVSRRVAEAVEDLSGSKVKSLSPSEKALVDLIKEHHQFKADSLRNPASFGNAVDNAKGMLGASHFDGHYYPVRYSASARSVALSRFGGSVQELKEAIKASYLNSYRASPEVKARVDAYLDRTGETLEDYAERKAFGVANASDDAAALYHNSGALEDVVADSSKLAGNDYLKERHLFANDFEVTLPDGSKFSPNDLRSFTMEEVLPSYNRRINGDIAILGGTGRTTDELVKVIDAIPPDAKGKAELLEVVKVLTGRARKDPEGALGTLARSLSDLAYASKNAFMGPQNYTEIASMVTRGGD, encoded by the coding sequence ATGACTAAACAGTATGACCCTAACGTTCCCTCAGAGTTCGATAGCCTGATTAATGCTGCCGCTGCTGAGCACGGTATCAATGCAGGTGCTTTCCGTAAACAGCTGTGGTTAGAGTCTCGCTTTAAGCCTGACGCTCAGTCACCCACAGGCCCTAAGGGGATTGCTCAGTTTACCGAACAGACCGCCAGCGCTTATGGTCTGTCTGATGATGACCGACTCAATCCTCAGTTAGCTATCAATGCAGCCGCCAGACACATGGCAGACCTAACTAAGAAGTTCGGAGGCGATGAACTCAAAGCCGCCTTAGCATATAACGTAGGGGAAGGCCCTAAGGGTGCTCCTCAGTTAGCCGCTTATGACCGTGGTGACTTCTCTGCTATCGGTGCTGAGGGTCTCAACTACATGCGGACCATGAGTGACTCAGTGGCTCAGAATGACAAAGTGGCCGCTCTGACGTCCTTCGGGGGTATCTCTCCTAAGGGAAAGGGCATTCCCGCTGAGGATGCCTTTGCAGGTATTAGCAAAACCTCGAAGGTGACCAACGCTCTCCCTGAGTCTACCGGATTCAACGTTGAGGGAGTCTCTCAGGCCGCACCTGCGGAGCCATTTGCTAAGGCTGCGCACTACGCCAAACCTGAGGACAAAGGCTTATTGTCAAACGTATGGAGCGCCACAAAGGATACATGGAAGACATCCACCTTAGGGACTGTAGGGCAAGACCTGAGCAGTGATAATGCAATGTCTATGCTGCAAGCACACTTCACGCCTAACCTCTGGAACTCCCACGAATGGACACCTGAGGAGTTGGCCCGTATTCGCTCTGAGGTAAAAGACCCTCGTTATATTAACTCTGTGCTGGGTGGTGATGCTGAGACCTTAGACGCTCTGATAGTTCGTGCTAACCAGAATGCTGAGGCTGACGCTCGCGTTAGTCAGACCGGGACCGCTGGTATGATTACCAGTATGCTGGCGGGTGCTGCCTTTGACCCTGTGACTTATATCCCGGTTGCTGGTCCTGCGGCTAAAGCTGGTATGCTCGCTAAGGCGGCTTATCGTGGCGCTCAAGCTGCTGGTCTCAATATTCTCTCTGAGGGTGTACGCACTAGCGTAGCGGGTGGTGATGCTGACTATGCAGGCGCGGCTCTGGGTGGCTTAGTGTTAGGCTCCGGGCTGTCCGTGTTGGGTGACTCTGTGTCTAAACTCCGGGCCAACCGTAAGGCCGCTGGTGTGGTTGACGCTGAGCCTGCCTCGAGTGTGGACCCTATCCAGTCTACCGATGTGCGTTTGCGTAGTCGCCTCAAGGCTCAAGCAGCCTCAGAGGTTGCGGACTTTGCGGACCCTAGCGTCATGCCTTTACGTCCTGACGAACTGGTACACTCTGCGCCTAATGGTGTCCCTTATGCTGAGGCTCCTAACGTGTCCTCTACGGGCAACGTCCGGTTAGCGAGCGGTGACATTCTGGCAGGGTCTAACCCTGTGAACCCACGGACCTTAGGGAGCCTTGAGGAGGTTACCAAGATTGAACGTGCAGCCCGTGGCCTGTCTACAGGCTCCGCTACGTTTGACGAGGTAGGGCAAACCATCCTACGCTCTGAGTCTGACGCTGTGCGCTCTCTGGGTCTGGACCTTGTGCGTGCTCCGGTGGGCCTTGAGTCTGGCGCAAGCGGTAAGTATGCGGCCACGGCTTCGGACATTGGGGAGCGTATGTGCTACCTTGACCATCAATTCTTCTCTAACATGGATGACCTGACCAAGAAGGCTATCAATGAGAATGGTTACTCGTGGTATCGTGAAGGGCTGAACCGTGCGGACCATGTACAGGCTGTGTCACGCCGCGTAGCTGAGGCTGTCGAGGACCTCTCAGGGTCTAAGGTCAAGTCTCTGTCTCCCTCAGAGAAAGCGCTGGTAGACCTCATTAAGGAGCATCACCAGTTTAAAGCAGACTCTCTGCGTAACCCTGCGTCCTTCGGGAATGCTGTGGATAACGCTAAGGGAATGCTGGGTGCCTCTCACTTTGACGGTCATTACTACCCGGTGCGCTACTCTGCGTCTGCCCGTTCGGTTGCGCTGTCTCGCTTCGGCGGCTCTGTGCAGGAACTCAAAGAGGCTATCAAGGCTTCTTATCTAAACTCCTATCGGGCGTCACCTGAGGTTAAGGCGCGTGTTGATGCATACCTAGACCGCACCGGTGAGACCCTAGAAGACTACGCTGAGCGTAAGGCTTTCGGGGTGGCTAATGCCTCTGACGATGCGGCTGCACTCTATCACAACTCCGGGGCGCTTGAGGATGTCGTGGCGGATAGCTCTAAGTTAGCCGGGAATGATTACCTTAAAGAGCGTCATTTGTTTGCTAATGACTTTGAGGTGACCCTGCCAGACGGCTCTAAGTTCTCCCCTAATGACCTGCGGTCTTTCACTATGGAGGAAGTCCTTCCGAGCTACAACCGCCGCATTAATGGTGATATCGCTATCTTAGGTGGGACCGGGCGGACTACAGACGAGCTGGTTAAGGTCATTGACGCTATCCCGCCTGACGCTAAGGGTAAGGCTGAGCTGCTGGAGGTTGTCAAGGTACTGACTGGTAGAGCACGTAAAGACCCTGAGGGAGCTTTAGGGACGCTGGCGCGTTCGTTATCCGATTTAGCATACGCCTCTAAGAATGCCTTCATGGGTCCTCAGAACTACACAGAGATTGCCTCTATGGTGACTCGTGGGGGGGATTGA
- a CDS encoding DUF6971 family protein — translation MSINPKLPTMGIVDQKVTLSKDLKTVLYIGQEIPTEHFIKVTVPSLLGYYAPGSGGANSLLSELSANGFSITGFSRHHQLWADYIRRNREEQARRELEAKQHRERMAALMATPEEIAEAVAQRKAREAELEARFGARGKSAAFGDL, via the coding sequence ATGTCTATCAATCCGAAACTTCCGACCATGGGTATCGTAGACCAAAAGGTAACCCTGAGTAAGGACCTTAAGACCGTGCTGTACATCGGCCAAGAAATCCCTACCGAGCATTTCATCAAGGTGACCGTACCGTCGCTGCTGGGCTACTACGCGCCGGGGTCTGGTGGTGCTAATTCACTACTGAGTGAGCTGTCCGCTAATGGCTTCAGCATCACTGGGTTCTCACGCCATCACCAACTGTGGGCAGACTACATCCGACGTAACCGTGAGGAACAGGCCCGCCGTGAACTGGAAGCGAAACAGCATCGTGAACGCATGGCTGCGCTTATGGCTACACCTGAAGAGATCGCTGAGGCTGTGGCTCAACGTAAAGCCCGAGAAGCCGAACTGGAAGCGCGCTTCGGTGCTCGCGGTAAGTCCGCTGCATTCGGTGACCTATAA